One region of Termitidicoccus mucosus genomic DNA includes:
- a CDS encoding NAD-dependent epimerase/dehydratase family protein produces the protein MSILTLETIKAPVSFRDEAHLEEFLSTPTRGLVEDFAKLPGDILILGVAGKVGPTLAMMAKRAAPGKRVIGVARFSDADVKRRLEAAGIETISCNLLDREAVAKLPKVENVVFMAGKKFGADEEAPFTWAMNAVVPAYVAEHFSNTRFVAFSTLCVYPFSPVDGPGATPDDTPPTPLGEYANSCVARERVFQYFSAKTKSPGRLARLNYAIDCRYGALIDIALKVLHGEPIDIRTGVANCIWQGDAIAFILRSLLHGSIPAKAINIGVPQTANVRKAAERFGELFGKTPIFSGTEQPTAWHNDCTEAQRLFGEPAIDLETMIRWNADWLQRGLPLHHKPTHYEEREGHF, from the coding sequence ATGAGCATACTCACACTTGAAACAATCAAGGCGCCCGTGTCGTTCCGCGACGAGGCGCATCTCGAAGAATTTCTCTCCACGCCCACCCGCGGCTTGGTCGAGGACTTTGCCAAATTACCAGGCGACATCCTCATCCTCGGGGTGGCCGGTAAAGTCGGCCCGACGCTCGCCATGATGGCGAAGCGCGCCGCCCCTGGCAAACGCGTCATCGGGGTTGCCCGCTTCTCCGACGCCGATGTGAAGCGCCGTCTCGAAGCGGCTGGCATTGAGACGATCTCGTGTAATTTGCTGGACCGTGAAGCCGTGGCGAAGTTGCCCAAGGTGGAGAATGTGGTCTTCATGGCGGGGAAGAAGTTTGGGGCGGACGAAGAGGCGCCTTTCACCTGGGCCATGAATGCCGTGGTGCCGGCCTACGTGGCGGAGCATTTTTCCAATACGCGTTTCGTGGCTTTCTCGACGCTGTGCGTCTATCCGTTTTCACCGGTGGACGGTCCGGGCGCGACACCGGATGACACGCCTCCGACCCCGCTTGGCGAATACGCCAATTCCTGTGTGGCGAGAGAACGTGTTTTCCAATATTTCTCTGCGAAAACGAAAAGTCCGGGCAGGCTTGCGCGGTTGAATTACGCCATAGACTGCCGGTATGGCGCCTTGATCGATATCGCATTGAAAGTCCTGCACGGGGAACCGATTGATATCCGCACGGGCGTTGCCAACTGTATCTGGCAGGGGGACGCCATAGCATTTATCCTGCGAAGCCTTTTGCATGGCTCCATTCCAGCCAAGGCAATCAATATTGGCGTTCCTCAGACTGCGAATGTGCGCAAGGCGGCTGAGCGCTTTGGCGAACTCTTTGGCAAGACTCCAATCTTTTCGGGCACGGAACAGCCTACCGCGTGGCATAACGACTGCACGGAAGCACAAAGGTTGTTCGGTGAACCGGCCATTGACTTGGAGACGATGATCCGCTGGAACGCCGACTGGCTCCAAAGAGGTTTGCCGCTGCATCACAAACCCACCCATTATGAGGAGCGGGAAGGGCACTTCTGA
- a CDS encoding DUF7594 domain-containing protein — MKNPTAIILLSCILLAPASIFATAYHVSAEGNDANDGASPGNAWRTLGRANAGPLADSSADYAPGDSILLRRGDVWAGFLRAKGSGASGNPIRIDAYGEGNDPIINGNGTLAVIYLYNVSFWEVSNLEITNQSATPGQMLGVRVEAFDCGKLEHIYIKNLFIHDVTGDNAASDDEAKKTGGICFMVHTAPWGDPARRQSWFHDARVEDCVIHNVNRVGISIRSEWWSRGAGTPWVPSTGIVIRNNLLDDIGGDGITIRIARDTLVEYNIVKDANARSNSYACALWANNADGTVFQYNEACLTRTTMDGQGLDIDFRQDGGIFQYNYSHDNEGGFLLVCADGDNANGTNPPATNCIARYNISQNDHHNIITAAGPTDRIQIYNNTIFVPGDSIADLILFKTWNGWAKNWKIQNNIFMNFGTGHYRTDPRATNIAWEANVFYGNHPVDEPADARKLTLDPMFAAPGSGGDGIDSVDGYKLRSDSPLYAQVNRGVLIANNGGLDYWGNPVSATEPPLRGACNGGELGWISASADAYARSGSPSGNFGTASVLPVQLDGANTGEAFFRFNVASLAGAGEIKLVLVPVATGTAAGEARLSCEFVADDLWAENALTWNTRPAGTGELFASGAGCIASSAFAIDVTERAKAEAAGDGYFSVRVAATQSGAGYQVGFGSREHSLAYYRPALVADKAIARVELANLRQIHTGAPRPVMVTTEPANLAVDVTYDGASSVPSAAGFHSVVATVNDPRYTGVARGTLEILPNNPPDSGNSGGNGGGGGAPGIYYFIIIAALCAIRRMARRGGNR, encoded by the coding sequence ATGAAAAACCCTACTGCCATCATCTTGCTCTCCTGCATCCTGCTTGCCCCCGCAAGCATCTTTGCGACGGCCTACCACGTGTCCGCCGAGGGCAATGACGCCAATGATGGCGCCTCCCCCGGCAACGCATGGCGCACGCTTGGCCGAGCGAACGCCGGCCCCTTGGCCGACAGCTCCGCGGACTACGCGCCGGGGGACTCCATCCTGCTCCGCCGCGGGGACGTGTGGGCGGGATTCCTGCGCGCCAAGGGCAGCGGTGCTTCCGGCAACCCCATACGCATCGACGCTTATGGCGAGGGCAACGACCCGATTATCAATGGAAACGGCACCCTGGCCGTAATCTATTTATACAATGTGTCCTTTTGGGAGGTCTCCAACCTCGAAATCACCAACCAGTCGGCGACGCCGGGGCAGATGCTCGGCGTGAGAGTGGAGGCGTTCGACTGCGGCAAGCTGGAGCACATTTATATAAAAAATCTCTTCATCCATGATGTCACCGGGGACAACGCCGCCAGTGACGACGAGGCGAAGAAAACCGGCGGCATCTGCTTTATGGTCCATACCGCCCCCTGGGGCGACCCGGCGCGGAGACAGAGTTGGTTTCACGACGCAAGGGTCGAGGACTGCGTCATCCACAATGTCAACCGAGTGGGCATCTCCATCCGCTCCGAATGGTGGTCGAGGGGGGCGGGCACGCCATGGGTGCCCTCGACCGGCATCGTCATCCGCAACAACTTGCTCGACGACATCGGCGGCGACGGCATCACCATCCGCATCGCCCGGGACACTCTGGTCGAATATAATATAGTCAAGGATGCCAACGCGCGAAGCAACTCGTATGCTTGCGCCCTGTGGGCCAACAACGCCGACGGGACCGTGTTCCAATACAACGAGGCGTGCCTCACCCGCACCACCATGGACGGGCAGGGGCTGGACATAGACTTTCGGCAGGACGGGGGAATCTTCCAATACAACTACAGCCACGACAACGAGGGCGGCTTTCTCCTTGTGTGCGCCGACGGCGACAACGCCAACGGCACGAATCCGCCGGCGACAAATTGCATCGCCCGCTACAACATCAGCCAGAACGACCACCACAACATCATCACTGCCGCCGGGCCGACCGACCGCATCCAGATATATAACAATACCATTTTTGTCCCCGGCGACTCCATCGCGGATCTCATTTTATTCAAGACATGGAATGGCTGGGCAAAAAACTGGAAAATACAAAATAATATATTCATGAATTTCGGCACCGGCCACTATCGCACCGATCCACGGGCCACAAACATCGCCTGGGAGGCCAATGTCTTTTACGGCAACCATCCGGTGGACGAGCCGGCGGACGCACGCAAGCTCACGCTCGACCCGATGTTCGCCGCACCGGGCTCGGGCGGGGATGGAATTGACAGCGTGGATGGATATAAACTGCGCTCCGATTCGCCGCTTTACGCGCAAGTCAATCGAGGCGTGTTGATTGCGAACAACGGCGGCCTGGACTATTGGGGAAATCCCGTGAGCGCGACCGAGCCACCGCTGCGGGGCGCCTGCAATGGCGGCGAGCTGGGGTGGATTTCCGCGTCCGCCGATGCTTATGCGCGCAGCGGCAGCCCGTCCGGGAATTTCGGCACGGCCTCCGTTCTGCCCGTCCAGCTTGACGGGGCGAACACGGGCGAGGCGTTTTTCCGCTTTAATGTCGCGAGCCTCGCGGGGGCCGGGGAGATCAAGCTCGTCCTTGTGCCCGTGGCCACGGGCACGGCGGCGGGGGAGGCGCGGCTGTCATGCGAGTTTGTCGCCGACGACCTCTGGGCCGAGAACGCGCTCACGTGGAACACCAGACCCGCCGGCACCGGCGAGCTGTTCGCCAGCGGTGCCGGATGCATCGCAAGCTCGGCGTTCGCGATTGACGTGACGGAACGCGCGAAGGCGGAGGCGGCAGGCGATGGTTATTTCTCGGTGCGGGTCGCGGCCACGCAATCCGGCGCCGGCTATCAAGTCGGTTTCGGCTCGCGTGAGCACAGCCTCGCCTATTACCGCCCGGCGCTCGTGGCAGACAAGGCGATCGCCAGGGTCGAGCTCGCCAATCTGAGGCAGATCCATACCGGAGCGCCCCGCCCTGTGATGGTCACGACCGAGCCCGCAAACCTGGCGGTCGACGTCACCTATGACGGCGCATCCTCCGTCCCGTCGGCGGCGGGCTTCCACTCGGTGGTCGCGACGGTCAACGACCCGCGTTACACGGGCGTCGCACGCGGGACGCTGGAAATTCTCCCTAACAATCCTCCCGACAGCGGCAATTCCGGAGGAAACGGAGGCGGCGGCGGGGCTCCCGGCATCTACTATTTTATTATCATCGCCGCCCTGTGCGCGATTCGCCGCATGGCACGGCGCGGAGGCAACCGGTGA
- a CDS encoding NAD(P)-dependent oxidoreductase, with the protein MRQPVLSLLNARETALFFPDADDPVKRNWHWHDTIGWVDCLLALRPRVLVTGWSSACLPDHLVAAHGGPVEYVCNVTGSVRHLVSRAQIEAGLHVTNWGAMVAPYVAEHALLLVLAALRNLPAWHPPRKAAEIQGGIGCFETKTLRGKRVGILGFGNIARTLVRLLSPFDADIVVFSEGVPPDLIKKHAARPARSLRDLFTHAEVFVCCESLTEATRGCIGRELLSLLPRHATFVNVGRGAIVREDELAAVANERGLRVASDVFAQEPLPDDAPPRSIAGLVASPHIGGPTDDACRNCGRWAVENVDRFLLGQLPVGLITPDMYDRAT; encoded by the coding sequence ATGAGGCAACCTGTTCTCTCTTTGCTAAATGCCAGGGAAACAGCCTTGTTTTTCCCGGATGCGGATGATCCGGTGAAACGCAACTGGCATTGGCACGACACCATCGGATGGGTGGACTGCCTGCTCGCACTGCGGCCGCGTGTCCTCGTCACCGGCTGGTCGTCCGCCTGTCTGCCGGATCATCTTGTCGCCGCGCATGGCGGACCGGTCGAATATGTATGCAATGTCACCGGGTCAGTCCGCCATCTCGTCAGCCGCGCGCAAATAGAAGCAGGTCTGCATGTGACGAATTGGGGGGCGATGGTGGCGCCCTACGTGGCCGAGCATGCGCTGCTGCTTGTCCTGGCCGCGTTGCGCAATCTACCAGCCTGGCATCCGCCCCGCAAGGCTGCGGAAATACAGGGGGGCATTGGATGTTTTGAAACGAAGACCCTGCGCGGCAAACGGGTCGGTATTTTGGGGTTTGGCAATATCGCCCGAACCCTGGTTCGGCTTCTCAGCCCGTTTGATGCCGACATCGTCGTTTTCTCCGAGGGTGTGCCGCCCGACCTCATCAAAAAACACGCCGCACGCCCCGCACGCTCATTGCGCGACCTTTTCACCCATGCCGAGGTGTTTGTCTGTTGCGAGTCGTTGACCGAAGCCACCCGCGGTTGCATCGGCCGGGAATTGCTCTCGCTGCTCCCTCGCCATGCCACTTTCGTCAATGTGGGCCGGGGCGCGATCGTGCGCGAGGATGAACTGGCGGCGGTGGCCAATGAGCGGGGCCTGAGGGTGGCATCGGATGTCTTCGCGCAGGAACCCCTGCCCGACGATGCGCCGCCGCGCTCGATAGCCGGCTTGGTCGCGTCGCCGCATATCGGCGGCCCCACCGACGATGCATGCCGGAATTGCGGGCGATGGGCAGTTGAAAACGTTGACCGTTTTCTCCTCGGGCAGCTGCCGGTTGGCCTGATAACTCCGGACATGTATGATCGAGCAACCTGA
- a CDS encoding dihydrodipicolinate synthase family protein, with protein MNRQNLPKDILASIARGAVIPASPLALDSTRRLDERRQRALMRYYIDAGAGGVAVGMHFTQFEIRKPGIDLFEPVLRICSDEIDRYASATGRSIIKVAGINGRTPEALKQAEQARELGYHTAIVSMAAFGSAMEQELIHHVRELAKVMPLFGFYLLTGVGGIKLPYHFWRELVEVENVVGIKIAPFDRYGTVDVVRALADSGRSEEITLYTGNDDSIIYDLITPYRFGDASTARTVRIRGGLLGQWGCWTKRAVELHERLLKVIDSGEPISPELLTLSAQITDANAALFDPAHDFRGSIPGVNEILRRQGLLEGIWTLKRDEVLSPGQLEEIDRVCAAYPHLTDDEFVRANLNRWLS; from the coding sequence ATGAATCGCCAAAACTTACCCAAAGACATCCTCGCCAGCATTGCGCGCGGCGCGGTAATCCCTGCTTCGCCTCTCGCCCTCGACAGCACCCGCCGGCTCGATGAGCGCCGCCAGCGCGCTTTGATGCGCTACTATATTGACGCGGGGGCAGGCGGAGTCGCCGTCGGCATGCATTTTACCCAGTTCGAGATCCGCAAGCCCGGCATCGATCTTTTCGAGCCCGTGCTGCGCATCTGTTCCGATGAGATCGATCGCTATGCTTCGGCTACCGGTCGCTCAATCATCAAGGTGGCCGGCATCAACGGACGGACTCCGGAGGCATTAAAACAGGCTGAACAGGCTCGCGAATTGGGCTATCATACAGCCATCGTCTCCATGGCAGCATTCGGCTCGGCCATGGAGCAGGAGTTAATCCACCATGTGCGCGAGTTGGCGAAGGTGATGCCGCTTTTCGGTTTTTATCTCCTGACCGGCGTCGGCGGCATCAAGCTTCCCTATCATTTCTGGCGGGAATTGGTCGAGGTGGAGAACGTGGTTGGCATCAAGATCGCGCCTTTCGATCGCTATGGCACGGTTGATGTCGTCCGCGCGCTGGCGGATTCCGGCCGCAGCGAGGAAATCACGCTCTACACTGGCAACGACGACAGCATCATCTACGACTTGATCACTCCCTACCGCTTTGGGGATGCCAGCACGGCCCGCACGGTTCGGATTCGCGGCGGGCTGCTCGGGCAATGGGGCTGCTGGACCAAACGGGCGGTCGAGCTCCACGAGCGCCTTCTCAAGGTCATCGATTCCGGAGAACCAATCAGTCCTGAACTGCTCACTCTTTCCGCGCAAATCACCGATGCCAACGCAGCGCTCTTCGATCCCGCGCATGACTTCAGGGGCAGCATTCCCGGCGTGAATGAAATTCTTCGCCGCCAGGGACTGCTTGAAGGCATCTGGACGTTGAAGCGCGATGAAGTTCTTTCCCCCGGCCAGCTTGAGGAAATCGACCGCGTCTGCGCGGCCTATCCGCATCTCACCGACGACGAGTTCGTCCGTGCCAATCTCAACCGCTGGCTCAGCTGA
- a CDS encoding L-lactate MFS transporter yields MSNSHRIHAGKSEAFEKDTDQPGNDRHYGRQVVLAGVGINLALGFLYAWSVISKKIPDSWQWSEADRVLPYSIACLGISLPMVFTGWFQDKCGPRMAATIGGILAGSGIILASLTQSLAGYALGFGALFGVGTSFAYAAVTPTAVKWFSPAKTGVVTGIVVGGYGLATLYAAPLAELLINAHGISNTLLAVGIVFFLGIVGFSQLLVLPKTPSRSEKKGNPDSCDDFSPREIVRTWQFYVIWFAYACASGAGLMVISKLAIIADFQAGLKLGFVLVACLGLGNGGGRILTGAISDRIGRKATLLICFATQACLIFLLSKSKGPEYGTLPVFMALSTLIGMNYGANLSLYPSITKDYYGLKNFGANFGLIHSAWGVGGFALSFLAGYTFDMMHSFILAYKCAIVLLLFAFVLTVFIKAPGRREQSMIARGLGKTERGD; encoded by the coding sequence ATGAGCAATTCGCATAGGATTCATGCAGGGAAGTCCGAGGCATTTGAGAAAGACACGGATCAACCGGGCAATGACCGGCATTACGGAAGGCAGGTCGTTCTGGCCGGAGTTGGAATCAATCTGGCTTTGGGATTCCTTTATGCGTGGAGTGTAATCAGCAAAAAAATACCCGACAGCTGGCAATGGTCGGAAGCCGACCGGGTTTTGCCGTATTCGATCGCGTGTCTGGGCATATCGCTGCCCATGGTCTTTACCGGATGGTTTCAGGATAAGTGCGGGCCGCGCATGGCGGCGACCATAGGTGGGATATTGGCCGGGAGCGGAATAATATTGGCGAGCCTGACCCAGTCGCTTGCCGGTTATGCGCTTGGATTTGGCGCGCTATTCGGGGTGGGGACTTCCTTTGCATATGCCGCTGTTACGCCGACTGCTGTCAAGTGGTTTTCGCCAGCGAAGACGGGAGTCGTTACAGGTATTGTTGTGGGTGGATACGGCTTGGCGACGCTTTATGCCGCGCCTCTGGCGGAGTTACTGATAAATGCACACGGCATATCGAATACGCTTTTGGCCGTGGGCATTGTTTTCTTTTTGGGCATCGTGGGCTTTTCCCAGCTTCTTGTCCTTCCAAAGACTCCTTCACGTTCTGAAAAAAAGGGGAACCCGGATTCATGCGATGATTTTTCGCCAAGGGAAATAGTAAGGACGTGGCAGTTTTATGTGATATGGTTTGCCTACGCATGTGCGTCCGGCGCCGGACTCATGGTTATCTCGAAGCTGGCGATCATCGCGGATTTTCAAGCCGGCTTAAAGCTCGGATTTGTGCTCGTGGCCTGTCTTGGGCTGGGCAACGGAGGCGGGAGAATCCTGACCGGGGCAATATCGGACAGGATCGGGCGGAAGGCGACTTTGCTTATATGTTTTGCGACCCAGGCCTGCTTGATCTTCCTCCTCTCGAAAAGCAAAGGCCCCGAATACGGAACGCTTCCCGTGTTCATGGCGTTATCAACGCTCATAGGAATGAACTACGGCGCGAATTTGTCCCTATATCCATCCATCACGAAAGATTATTACGGGCTGAAAAATTTCGGGGCAAATTTTGGTTTGATTCACAGTGCCTGGGGCGTGGGAGGCTTTGCCCTATCATTTCTGGCGGGGTACACTTTTGATATGATGCATTCGTTTATATTGGCCTATAAATGCGCCATCGTTCTCCTGCTCTTCGCCTTTGTGCTTACTGTTTTTATAAAAGCTCCCGGCCGCAGGGAGCAGTCGATGATTGCGCGGGGATTGGGCAAAACTGAACGAGGAGATTGA
- a CDS encoding DUF4886 domain-containing protein, which produces MKFHIPAMRWRALAVLAFLVIDASLYAQAVAVPQRDSVKLLTVGNSFADDATFYLPGLAEAAGKELVLFRANLPGCPLERHARHLGLAVARPDAPEGSPYKNHPVLKISGKDMVSLPEALGALDWDYVTIQQLSAFSFKADTYEPYAQQLVAAIKKHSPGAQILVHQTWAYREDHKYFQRGDGFTQEKMYEQLSAAYGQLAKRYGLRILPSGEAMQAARQTPRWQYRPDPDFDFKNPSAGLLPEQRGSLNIGWVWKKNQDGVEEFILDASHANVAGRYLTACVFYEGLFGDDVREVSFVPKSLSDEDAADLRRIAHSVVLRRAEEAFAVLNVCLPSN; this is translated from the coding sequence ATGAAATTCCACATTCCTGCCATGCGCTGGCGCGCTCTCGCCGTCCTTGCGTTCCTCGTCATTGACGCGTCGTTGTATGCGCAAGCGGTGGCGGTGCCGCAAAGGGACTCCGTCAAGCTCCTCACCGTGGGCAACAGCTTCGCGGATGACGCCACGTTTTATCTGCCTGGACTTGCGGAGGCGGCCGGCAAGGAACTGGTCCTGTTCAGGGCCAACCTTCCCGGTTGTCCGCTGGAGCGGCATGCCCGGCACCTCGGCCTGGCGGTTGCCAGGCCGGACGCCCCGGAAGGCAGTCCCTATAAAAATCATCCCGTCCTGAAAATATCAGGAAAAGACATGGTCAGCCTGCCGGAGGCACTGGGCGCGCTGGACTGGGATTATGTGACCATCCAGCAGTTGAGCGCGTTTAGTTTCAAGGCCGACACCTACGAGCCATACGCGCAACAATTGGTGGCCGCGATCAAGAAGCATAGTCCGGGCGCGCAGATTCTCGTTCATCAGACTTGGGCCTATCGCGAAGATCATAAGTATTTTCAGCGTGGCGACGGGTTTACCCAGGAAAAGATGTATGAGCAACTCAGTGCGGCATACGGACAACTGGCAAAACGGTATGGCCTGCGGATCTTGCCTTCGGGCGAGGCCATGCAGGCCGCGCGTCAGACTCCGCGTTGGCAATATCGGCCCGATCCTGATTTTGACTTTAAAAATCCATCCGCCGGACTCTTGCCGGAACAGCGGGGCAGTTTGAACATCGGCTGGGTATGGAAGAAAAACCAGGATGGCGTCGAGGAGTTTATATTGGATGCCAGTCATGCCAACGTCGCGGGACGGTATCTCACGGCCTGCGTGTTTTATGAAGGATTGTTTGGCGATGATGTGCGCGAGGTTTCCTTTGTTCCCAAAAGCCTTTCGGACGAGGATGCAGCCGATCTTCGCCGCATCGCGCACTCCGTTGTATTGAGAAGAGCAGAAGAGGCCTTCGCTGTTTTGAATGTCTGCTTGCCCTCCAATTAA
- a CDS encoding LacI family DNA-binding transcriptional regulator — protein sequence MPNQRDIARLLGISQGAVSLALRSDRSISADLCKRVQTVAKKLNYRPNPYVSSLMSQIRVSRRPSTNGVIALVVDHYPEDEWRRHESYRVYFDGVVKRAEQLGYHIECFFLLAPGMTASRIDRILQARGIRGLILAPPYFGNRRLNMRWSHYACVGTGYAWEQQQFDRVAHDHDQNAVLAFQNLRIRDYLRIGLVLPAFYVEGRGTRWLDGFLLCQHGIPEEQRLPPFIGSPEENSFADFKKWHAKWRPDALLTLYGHEMKWLEALHLRVPQDIGLACLIRPLDSFFAGIDDRYAEIGGAAVELTASKIGFNHYGIPQYPRLLLIDGQWIDGKSVRRRRRHS from the coding sequence ATGCCCAACCAGCGTGATATCGCCCGATTGCTCGGCATAAGCCAGGGTGCCGTATCCCTCGCTCTGCGTAGCGATCGCTCCATTTCGGCTGATCTTTGCAAGCGAGTCCAAACCGTGGCGAAGAAGCTAAATTATCGCCCGAATCCATATGTCAGCAGCCTGATGTCGCAAATTCGTGTGTCCCGCCGGCCAAGCACAAACGGGGTTATCGCACTGGTTGTCGATCATTATCCCGAAGACGAATGGCGCCGGCACGAATCCTACCGTGTTTATTTCGATGGCGTCGTCAAACGTGCGGAGCAGCTCGGCTATCACATCGAGTGCTTCTTCCTTCTTGCCCCTGGGATGACTGCATCGAGGATTGACCGAATTCTCCAAGCGCGCGGCATCCGCGGTTTGATTCTCGCTCCGCCTTATTTCGGAAATCGCCGGCTAAATATGCGATGGAGCCACTATGCATGCGTCGGCACCGGCTACGCTTGGGAACAGCAACAATTCGACCGGGTCGCGCATGATCATGACCAGAACGCCGTCCTTGCATTTCAGAATCTCAGAATTCGCGACTACCTAAGGATAGGTTTGGTCCTGCCCGCCTTTTATGTCGAGGGGCGCGGCACCCGCTGGCTGGATGGTTTCCTCCTTTGCCAGCATGGCATTCCCGAAGAGCAACGGCTTCCGCCCTTTATCGGATCGCCGGAGGAAAACTCGTTTGCGGATTTCAAAAAATGGCATGCCAAATGGCGTCCCGACGCACTCCTCACTCTTTACGGCCATGAGATGAAATGGCTGGAAGCCCTTCACCTGAGAGTGCCGCAGGATATCGGTCTCGCCTGCCTCATCCGGCCTCTGGATTCGTTTTTCGCCGGTATTGACGATCGCTATGCCGAAATCGGCGGCGCCGCGGTGGAACTCACCGCCTCCAAGATCGGTTTCAATCATTATGGCATCCCGCAATATCCACGGCTCCTGCTCATCGACGGGCAGTGGATCGACGGGAAGAGTGTGCGCCGCCGACGCCGACATTCCTGA